The following proteins are encoded in a genomic region of Serinus canaria isolate serCan28SL12 chromosome 13, serCan2020, whole genome shotgun sequence:
- the IL17B gene encoding interleukin-17B produces MDRAPNLLLLCIFTFAMVLVPEAKDQSKAAKGRRRGLARAPTAPPALAWAPDEPYSSMAEYEHSIQDMVSQLRNGSEPGDTKCQVNLRLWRSNRRSLSPWAYRINHDATRIPADIPEARCLCSGCINPFTLQEDRSMASIPIYSRLPVRRLLCPAPPGHRASGKKCHKKYQMVMETIAVGCTCIF; encoded by the exons ATGGACCGGGCTCCAAACCTG cttctcctctgcaTCTTCACCTTTGCCATGGTCCTGGTTCCTGAAGCCAAGGACCAGAGCAAGGCAGCcaagggcaggagaaggggcCTGGCACGAGCACCAACagccccccctgccctggcctgggCCCCGGACGAGCCCTACAGCAGCATGGCAGAGTACGAGCACAGCATCCAGGACATGGTGAGCCAGCTGAGGAACGGCTCCGAGCCGGGGGACACCAAGTGCCAGGTGAACCTGAGGCTCTGGAGGTCCAACCGGAGGAGCCTGTCCCCCTGGGCCTACAG GATAAACCACGATGCCACCCGGATCCCAGCAGACATCCCCGAGGCCCGGTGCCTGTGCAGCGGCTGCATCAACCCCTTCACCCTGCAGGAGGACCGCAGCATGGCCAGCATCCCCATCTACAGCCGCCTGCCCGTGCGCCGCCTGctctgcccggccccgccggggcACAGGGCCTCGGGCAAGAAGTGCCACAAGAAGTACCAGATGGTGATGGAGACCATCGCCGTGGGCTGCACCTGCATCTTCTGA
- the PCYOX1L gene encoding prenylcysteine oxidase-like, giving the protein MAPPPAALPLPLLPALAALLAALPAAPAARAAPRSIAVVGAGLGGSATAYFLQQHFGPQVQLDVYEAAGVGGRLATVTVNKQQYESRGASIHALSLHMQDFVKILGLKHRREVAGKSAIFSGEHFVLEETDWYLLNLFRLWWHYGISFLRLQMWVEEVMEKFMRIYKYQAHGYAFSSLEELLHSLGGEAFVNMTQRSVAESLLEVGVTQRFVDDVIAAVLRSSYGQSVLVPAFAGAMSLAGAQGSTWAVEGGNKLVCSGLLKLTKANVISARVTGISLHSSEGGALYQVHYESTEGQGSAFYDLVVVTTPLHPSRSNFTFNNFDPPIADLPGAFQPSVTSVVHGYLNSSYFGFPDPKLFPFTSILTTDTPELFFHAMDNICPVNISVAFRRKQPQEAAVWRVLSPQPLDKPQLKTLFRSYYSVQVTEWQTYPRYDANKALPPIVLHESLFYLSGVEWVASSMEMTAVAAKNVALLAYNRWHQQLDKIDQKDLMHKVKTEL; this is encoded by the exons AtggccccgccgcccgccgcgctgccgctgccgctgctgccggCCCTGGCCGCGCTCCTGGCCGCGCTCccggccgcgcccgccgcccgcgccgcgccgcgctCCATCG CCGTGGTGGGCGCCGGGCTGGGGGGCTCGGCCACCGCGtacttcctgcagcagcacttcgGGCCGCAGGTGCAGCTGGACGTGTACGAGGCGGCGGGCGTGGGCGGGCGCCTGGCCACCGTCACCGTCAACAAGCAGCAGTATGAGAGCCGGGGAGCCTCCATCCACGCCCTCAGCCTCCACATGCAGGACTTCGTCAAGATCCTGG GCCTCAAGCACCGGCGCGAGGTGGCCGGGAAAAGCGCCATCTTCAGCGGGGAGCACTTCGTCCTGGAGGAGACTGACTGGTACCTGCTCAACCTCTTCCGCCTCTGGTGGCACTACGGCATCAGCTTCCTGCGCCTGCAGATGTGGgtggaggaggtgatggagaagTTCATGAG gaTCTACAAGTACCAGGCACACGGCTACgccttctccagcctggaggagctgctgcactcgCTGGGCGGGGAGGCCTTTGTGAACATGACCCAGCGCTCAGTGGCCGAGTCCCTGTTGGAGGTTGGGGTCACCCAGCGCTTCGTGGACGATGTCATCGCCGCCGTCCTGCGCTCCAGCTACGGCCAGTCCGTGCTGGTGCCCGCCTTCGCAG GAGCCATGTCGCTGGcgggagcccagggcagcacctgggCAGTGGAAGGAGGGAATAAGCTGGTGTGTTCAGGTCTGCTGAAACTGACCAAAGCCAATGTCATCTCAGCCAGGGTGACAGGCATCTCTCTCCACAGCTCAG AGGGGGGAGCCCTGTACCAGGTCCACTACGAGAGCACTGAAGGCCAGGGCTCAGCTTTCTACGACCTGGTGGTGGTGACGACTCCgctgcatcccagcaggagcaacTTCACCTTCAACAACTTCGACCCCCCCATCGCCGACCTCCCCGGAGCCTTCCAGCCCTCCGTCACCTCCGTGGTGCACGGCTACCTCAACTCCTCCTACTTTGGCTTCCCCGACCCCAAGTTGTTCCCTTTCACCAGCATCCTCACCACCGACACCCCCGAGCTCTTCTTCCACGCCATGGACAACATCTGCCCCGTCAACATCTCGGTGGCGTTCCGGCGCAAGCAGCCCCAGGAGGCGGCCGTGTGGCGTGTCCTGTCCCCGCAGCCGCTGGACAAGCCCCAGCTGAAGACCCTCTTCAGGTCCTACTACTCGGTGCAGGTGACGGAGTGGCAGACGTACCCGCGCTATGACGCCAACAAGGCCCTGCCGCCCATCGTGCTCCACGAGAGCCTCTTCTACCTCAGCGGCGTGGAGTGGGTGGCCAGCTCCATGGAGATGACGGCGGTGGCGGCCAAAAACGTGGCCCTGCTGGCCTACAACCGCTGGCATCAGCAGCTGGACAAGATTGACCAGAAGGACTTGATGCACAAGGTGAAGACGGAGCTGTGA